The following nucleotide sequence is from Lysobacterales bacterium.
ACCCCGGGGCATCAATTCGGAAGGCCTGAAACGCCGCGGCTTTTCGCCCGAATCGATCATGTCGATCAAGCGCGCCTACCGCACGCTGTATCTCTCGGGCATGCCACTGGCGGACGCACGCGCCGAGATCGCCCAGGCAGCCGAAGCCACCGATGAATTGCGGATCCTGTCCGAGTTCATCGATCGCTCCGAACGTTCGCTGATCCGCTGAAGCCGTGAACCCGCGCCCGTTCCGCATCGCACTGATCGCCGGTGAAACCTCCGGGGACCAGATCGGTGCCGACTTGATGGTCGCGCTCAAGCAGTTGTACCCACGCGCGCAATTCGCGGGCATCGGCGGCCATCGCATGCGCCGCGCCGGCTGCGACACCTGGCACGACGCATCCGAACTCGCGGTCATGGGCCTCGTCGAAGTGCTTCGCCACCTGCCACGTCTGCTCAAGCTGCGCAGCGGCGTGGTGCAGCGCCTGCGCGACTGGAAGCCGGACGTGTTCATCGGCATCGATGCACCGGACTTCAATCTCGGCGTCGAGCGCAAACTGAAGAAGTCCGGCATCCGCACCGTGCACTATGTCAGTCCGTCGATCTGGGCGTGGCGCCCGGGTCGCGCGAAGAAGATCGGCGCGTCGGCCGACCGCGTGCTCTGCCTGTTTCCGATGGAGCCCCCGATCTACGCACGTTATGACGTCGATGCGCGCTTCGTCGGACATCCGCTTGCCGAGCGCTTCGAGAATCGACCTTCGCAGGCCGATGTCCGTGCTGCGCTTGAATTGCCGCTCAAGGGTCGGATATTGGCCATACTGCCGGGCAGCCGCTTCGGCGAAATCGAGCGTCTGGGCGACACCTTCGTGCAGGCAGCCCTGCAATGTGCGAACGCGATCTCGGGTCTCAAGCTGGTTGCACCGATGGCCGACAGCGACTGCGCCAAGGCCTTCGATGCCGTGCTGGGCAGGCATCGCGCGCGCAGCCTGATCCAGGTCGTCGAGGGCCGCGCCCATGAAGTGTTGTGGGCGGCCGATGTCGTGCTCACGGCATCGGGTACCGCCGCGCTCGAAGCCGGCCTCGCGGAGACGCCGATGGTGGTGGCGCATCGCATCCATCCGCTGAGCTACCGGATCGTGCGCCTGTTCGGCCTGCTGAAATCGAAGCACGTGTCGCTGCCGAACATCCTGTTGAATGGCGCAGTCGTCCCGGAGCTGCTGCAGAACGATTGCACGCCGGAAAAGATCACCGACGTCCTGCTCGCGCTGTTCCGCGACGAGTCGCGCATGGAAGCGATGCAGACGCAGCTGTCGACGCTGCTGCCCTTGCTCGCGGGTGGCGGTTCCGAAGCGGCCGCCGAGGCCATCGGCGAACTGATCGAAGCCGCATGAAGCGCATTGCCGGCGTCGACGAGGCCGGACGCGGACCGCTGGCCGGACCGGTCGTGGTCGCCGCCGTGATCCTCGATCCGGCGCGCCCGATCGACGGCTTGAACGACTCGAAGCAGTTGAGCGAAGTGCGTCGGAATGCGCTCGATCGCGAGATCCGCGAACGTGCGCTCGCCTTCCACGTGGTTGAGGTCGACACGGCCCTGATCGACCGCCACAACATCCTGCAGGCCACCCTGATCGGCATGCGTGCCGCGCTGCTCGGCCTGCACATCGCGGCGGACGAGGCCCTGATCGACGGCAACACGTTGCCGTCCGACCTGCCCTGCCGGGCACGCGCGATCGTCGACGGCGATGCCCTGATCGCCGAAATCAGCGCCGCCTCGATCCTCGCGAAAGTGCATCGTGATCGACTGCTGGTCGAACTCGATGCCGTGCACCCGGGCTACGGCTTCGCGATCCACAAGGGCTATCCGACTCCCGAGCATCTCGCTGCACTGAAACGTCTCGGCCCCTGCCCCGCGCACCGGCGCAGTTTCGCGCCGGTGAAGCGACTCATCGCGGTCGACCTGTTCGATTGAGCGGTCTGCCATGTCAAGCCTTGAGCGCTGGTCGGGCCAGGGCTAAGGTGCAGGAATGACTTCAACCTTCGTCCACCTGCACCTGCACACCGAGTATTCGCTGGTCGACTCGACCATCCGCATCGACCGACTGGTGAACGCCTGCGTCGCGGCCGGCATGCCGGCAGTGGCGATGACCGATGATTCGAACCTGTTCGCCCTGGTCAAGTTCTACGCGGCAGTCGAGAAGGCAGGACTGAAGCCGATCATCGGCTGCGACCTCTGGGTCGGCGAAACCGGCAACGATCTGTCGCGTACCACGGTGCTGTGCCAGAACCGCGACGGCTACCTGCGGCTGTCGCGCCTGTTGTCGGCAGCCTATCTCCAGCGCGGCAAGTCGGAGCGTGTCTTCGTGCCGCGATCGCGCCTGCTCGCCGACAACGCCGGCCTCGTCGCCCTGCTCGGGCGTCCCTCGGAATTGATCGCCGCAGCGGATGTCGACAGTGCCGACCGGCTGCTCGAAGACTGGCGTCGCGGCTTCGGCGATCGTGTCTATCTCGAACTCACGCGCTGCGGCCGCGTCGACGAATCGGCGCAACAGACGCGTTTGCTGCATCTGGCCAGTCGCCGTGATGTGCCTGTCGTGGCCAGCAACGACACACGCTTCCTCGCCCGCGAGGACGCCGAGGCGCACGAGGCACGCGTCTGCATCGCCACCGGGCGCGTGCTGAACGACCCGAAACGGCCACGTGACTACACCGACCAGCAATATCTGAAGACGCCGGGCGAAATGCGCGAGGCCTTCGCCGACTGTCCGGAGGCCATCGAGAACGCGGTCGAACTGGCGAAGCGCCTCAACATCGAGATGAGCTTCGGCAAGTACTACCTGCCGGCGTTCCCGGTGCCGACCGAACACACGCTCGACAGCTACATCCGCGCCCAGGCGCAGGCTGGCCTGGAAGAACGCCTTGCGCACTATCGCGGCGCACCGCCGTTCCCACGCGAGCATTATGTCGAGCGGCTCGGCATCGAACTCGACGTGATCGTGAAGATGGGGTTTCCCGGCTACTTCCTGATCGTCGCCGATTTCATCAACTGGTCGAAGGAGAACGGCATTCCGGTTGGTCCTGGGCGCGGTTCCGGCGCCGGCTCGCTGGTCGCGTACGCGCTCAAGATCACCGATCTCGATCCGCTGCCGCAGGACCTGCTGTTCGAACGCTTCCTCAACCCGGAACGCGTGTCGATGCCTGACTTCGACGTCGACTTCTGCATGGAGGGCCGCGACCGCGTCATCGACTACGTCAGTCGCAAGTACGGCGCCGACAAGGTCAGCCAGATCATCACCTACGGCACCATGGCTGCGAAGGCGGTGGTGCGCGACACCGGGCGCGTGCTCGGCATGGGCTACGGCCATGTCGATTCGATCGCCAAACTCATTCCGCTGACGCTCGGCATCACCCTCGACGATGCCATCGCCGAATCCGCCGAACTGCGCGAGCGCATGGCCAACGAGGACGACGTCGCGACCCTGATCGAACTCGCGCGCAAGCTCGAAGACCTGACCCGCAATGCCGGCAAGCATGCCGGCGGCGTGGTCATTGCGCCGACGCCCCTGCCCGACTTCGCGCCGCTGTACTGCGAAGAGGGTGGCGAGAGCGTCGTGACGCAGTTCGACAAGGACGACGTCGAGAAGGCCGGACTGGTGAAGTTCGACTTCCTCGGCCTGCGCACCCTGACCATCATCGACTGGGCGGTGAAAGCGATCAACGCGCGACGCGCGGTCACCGGCGAGTCGCCGCTCGACATAACGCAGCTGCCGATGGACGACGCGCCGACCTATGCGCTGCTCTCGCGCGGCGACACCACGGCGGTGTTCCAGTTCGAATCGCGCGGCATGAAGGACTACATCCGCAAGCTGCAGCCACAGGGCTTCGACGACATCGTCGCATTGGCCGCATTGTTCCGCCCCGGTCCGCTTGGCGCCGGCATGGTCGACAACTTCATCGACCGCCGTCATGGCCGCGCCGAAGTCAGCTATCCGCACCCGAGCCTGGAACCAATCCTGAAGCCGACCTACGGCGTGATCGTCTATCAGGAACAGGTGATGCAGATCGCCCAGGTGCTGGCCGGCTACACGCTCGGTGGCGCCGATCTGCTGCGGCGCGCGATGGGCAAGAAGATCGCGTCCGAGATGGCGCAGCAACGCTCGATCTTCGAGGAAGGCGCGGCGAAGAACGGCGTCGACCCGAATGTCGCGCGCGGCATCTTCGATCTGATGGAAAAATTCGCCGACTACGGCTTCAACAAGTCGCACTCGGCCGCGTATGCGCTCGTCGCGTATCAGACCGCATGGCTCAAGACCCACTACCCGGCCGAGTTCATGGCCGCGACCCTGTCCTCGGACATGGACAACACCGACAAGCTGGTCGGCTTCCTCGACGACGCCAAGGAGGCCTGCGGCCTGAGCATCCTGCCGCCGGAAATCAATTCCTCGACTTACATGTTCGAGGCGCTCGACGCGAAACGCATCCGCTACGGACTCGGCGCGATCAAGGGCGTTGGTCGCGCCGCCTGCGAAGCGATCGCCGACCAGCGCGTCGCGCGCGGACCTTATCAATCGCTCGATGATCTGGCGCAACGCGTCGACAGCAATCGCCTGAACAAGCGCGTGCTCGAAGCGCTGGTGCATTCCGGTGCGCTGGATGGCTTCGGTCACCATCGCGCCACGCTGATGAACCATCTGCCGGAAGCGATGAAGGGTGCCGAACAACAGGCGCGCAACCGGGATGCCGGGCAGATCGACATCTTCGGTCAGGCTGCAGTGTCTGCCGCACCGGAGGTCGTCATGCGCAAGCTGCCGGAATGGCCGCTGCTGCAGCGGCTCCACGGCGAGCGCGAAACACTCGGCCATTACCTGTCCGGGCATCCGGCCGATGCCTACAAGTCCGAACTCAAGCAGCTCACCTCGGGACCGATCGGCAAGGCCGAGGAGCTCTACCGCACCCTGCAGGCCACGGCCGAGAAGCGTCGTGGCCAGATCGAGATCCCGATCGTGTTCGGCGGCATCGTTCCGTCTGGTTTGCGTCGTCGCGGCGACGCGATGGGCTTCGCGGCCATCGAGGACGCCAGCGGCCGCATCGAGGTCGGGCTGTTTCGCGAGGCGCTGACTGAATACGCTGCGGTGTTCGCGAAGGATCAAATGGTCGTGGTCGCGGGCGGACTGGCGATCGACGAATATTCCGGCGGCTACCAGCTCAAGCTGCGTCAGGCCTGGACGCTGACGCAGGCTTGCGAACGCTTCGGGCGCGGCCTGCGCATCCATGTCACGGATGCGTCGCCGAAGTGGCTGGACCGG
It contains:
- the lpxB gene encoding lipid-A-disaccharide synthase, which codes for MNPRPFRIALIAGETSGDQIGADLMVALKQLYPRAQFAGIGGHRMRRAGCDTWHDASELAVMGLVEVLRHLPRLLKLRSGVVQRLRDWKPDVFIGIDAPDFNLGVERKLKKSGIRTVHYVSPSIWAWRPGRAKKIGASADRVLCLFPMEPPIYARYDVDARFVGHPLAERFENRPSQADVRAALELPLKGRILAILPGSRFGEIERLGDTFVQAALQCANAISGLKLVAPMADSDCAKAFDAVLGRHRARSLIQVVEGRAHEVLWAADVVLTASGTAALEAGLAETPMVVAHRIHPLSYRIVRLFGLLKSKHVSLPNILLNGAVVPELLQNDCTPEKITDVLLALFRDESRMEAMQTQLSTLLPLLAGGGSEAAAEAIGELIEAA
- the rnhB gene encoding ribonuclease HII gives rise to the protein MKRIAGVDEAGRGPLAGPVVVAAVILDPARPIDGLNDSKQLSEVRRNALDREIRERALAFHVVEVDTALIDRHNILQATLIGMRAALLGLHIAADEALIDGNTLPSDLPCRARAIVDGDALIAEISAASILAKVHRDRLLVELDAVHPGYGFAIHKGYPTPEHLAALKRLGPCPAHRRSFAPVKRLIAVDLFD
- the dnaE gene encoding DNA polymerase III subunit alpha, which codes for MTSTFVHLHLHTEYSLVDSTIRIDRLVNACVAAGMPAVAMTDDSNLFALVKFYAAVEKAGLKPIIGCDLWVGETGNDLSRTTVLCQNRDGYLRLSRLLSAAYLQRGKSERVFVPRSRLLADNAGLVALLGRPSELIAAADVDSADRLLEDWRRGFGDRVYLELTRCGRVDESAQQTRLLHLASRRDVPVVASNDTRFLAREDAEAHEARVCIATGRVLNDPKRPRDYTDQQYLKTPGEMREAFADCPEAIENAVELAKRLNIEMSFGKYYLPAFPVPTEHTLDSYIRAQAQAGLEERLAHYRGAPPFPREHYVERLGIELDVIVKMGFPGYFLIVADFINWSKENGIPVGPGRGSGAGSLVAYALKITDLDPLPQDLLFERFLNPERVSMPDFDVDFCMEGRDRVIDYVSRKYGADKVSQIITYGTMAAKAVVRDTGRVLGMGYGHVDSIAKLIPLTLGITLDDAIAESAELRERMANEDDVATLIELARKLEDLTRNAGKHAGGVVIAPTPLPDFAPLYCEEGGESVVTQFDKDDVEKAGLVKFDFLGLRTLTIIDWAVKAINARRAVTGESPLDITQLPMDDAPTYALLSRGDTTAVFQFESRGMKDYIRKLQPQGFDDIVALAALFRPGPLGAGMVDNFIDRRHGRAEVSYPHPSLEPILKPTYGVIVYQEQVMQIAQVLAGYTLGGADLLRRAMGKKIASEMAQQRSIFEEGAAKNGVDPNVARGIFDLMEKFADYGFNKSHSAAYALVAYQTAWLKTHYPAEFMAATLSSDMDNTDKLVGFLDDAKEACGLSILPPEINSSTYMFEALDAKRIRYGLGAIKGVGRAACEAIADQRVARGPYQSLDDLAQRVDSNRLNKRVLEALVHSGALDGFGHHRATLMNHLPEAMKGAEQQARNRDAGQIDIFGQAAVSAAPEVVMRKLPEWPLLQRLHGERETLGHYLSGHPADAYKSELKQLTSGPIGKAEELYRTLQATAEKRRGQIEIPIVFGGIVPSGLRRRGDAMGFAAIEDASGRIEVGLFREALTEYAAVFAKDQMVVVAGGLAIDEYSGGYQLKLRQAWTLTQACERFGRGLRIHVTDASPKWLDRLATTLKPARPGAAAVRLLYQNRTARTELQLGDPWRVRILPEVVEELRRLDGVSEVQLSLARATGN